CACGTCCGCTTTAGGCGTTCTGGAACCATTCTCGTACTGCGCAAGGCGGACATCTGCGGATTTCTCCGGGAAACCCAGCGCCATGCCAAGGTATTTCTGCGTCATGCCCCGCATCGTGCGGAAAAAGTGGATGCGTTCACCAATCGCCATAATAGCCATCTCCTGTGTCGGTTATCTTTGATAAAGAGTATAGCAGATATGTTTAATTTCGTCAAGAAAAATCTAAGCAAATTTATTTAATATTTTCCTGCAAACCGGCTTGACTTAAACCAATATGTATAGTACAATGGCTGTAAGCTAAGCATATTAGCTTAATTCATAGAAATTTTACAATTAGGATAGTCAACAAATGCAGAAAAAATGTCCGTTGTAAGGTGAGAGGGGGGTGAAATCCAAAAGAGCCAAACTGAATGACCGTCCAAGGGATACTTTCTCCGGGGAAGCACGCGATGAGACGAGCGTGCCAAGGAGAAAAGAAAACGGCACAGCGCCGAAAAGGGTTGCCTGTCAGAGTCCTGCGGATAGAACGGCAGAAGAAATCAACCACAAATCAGGAAAGGAAGGTATTTTGCCTATGGCAGGAGAAATTTTTATGAGAGTAAATGAAGTTGCGGAAGAGCTTGGCGTATCGGTTCCGTATGCGTATAAGCTCATTCGTGAGTTGAACAAAGAGCTGCGAAAGACCGGCTGCATCACCATTGCAGGCAGGATTGACCGCAAGTTCTTCCATGAGAAGTTCTACGGAACGAGAGAACCGAAGGAAAGAAGGGAATCGAATGGCAGCGTTTAAGGACAAGAAGAACGGCTCATGGTATGTGCAGTTTCGCTATACCGACTGGCGCGGTGAGCGCCAGCAGAAATTGAAGCGCGGCTTTGCCACGAAAAAAGAGGCGCAGGCATGGGAACGCGAGTTTCTGATGCAGAAGCAGGCTGACATCAATATGAGCTTCGAAAGCTTTGTGGCGCTCTATGAAAAGGACGTCAAGCCCAAGCTGAAGCTCAACACATGGCTCAGCAAGGAGCATATCATCCGCACAAAGATTCTGCCGTATTTTAAAAAGCGCAAGCTCTCGGAAATCACCGCCCGTGATGTGATCGACTGGCAGAACGAGATACGGCAGCACACCAAGTCAAGCGGCGAAAGCTATTCCCCGGACTATCTCAAGAACGTCCATACCCAACTGAGCTGTATTTTCAACCACGCCATCAAGTATTACGGCTTACAGATCAATCCCGCTGCAAAGGCCGGAAATATGGGCAGCGAGCAGCCGAAGGAAATGCTGTTCTGGACGAAAGAAGAATACCTAAAATTCATCGACGCCATGATGGACAAGCCTATGCTGTACTACGCTTTTGAAATCCTGTACTGGTGTGGCATCCGCGAGGGCGAGCTGCTGGCACTGACGCCTGCGGACTTTGATTTCGAGAAGAAAACGCTCCGCATCAATAAATCCTATCAGCGCTTACAGGGCAAGGACGTTATCACCACGCCGAAAACGAAGAAAAGCAACCGCGTGATCCAGATGCCTGACTTTCTCTGTGATGAGATACAGGACTACTTCAAGGAACTTTATGGACTGGAACCGGACAGCCGTATTTTTCCGCTGTCCAAATATGCCTTGAAGCGCGGCATGGAGTTCGGGTGCAAGGCGTCTGGTGTCAAGATCATCAGAATCCACGATTTGAGACACAGCCATGTTTCTTTACTTATCAACATGGGCTATTCTGCCGTTGCCATCGGCAATCGCGTGGGGCACGAAAGCGTGGAGATCACCTATCGGTACGCGCACCTTTTCCCAACCGTACAGAAGGAAATGGCAGATAAATTGAACGTCGAAAGGAGTAATTAAAAATGTCACTGAAAAACCGGGATAACCACAACCGCTGGCGCAACAAGACTGTTGCCTTCCGGGTATCACCGGAGGAAGACCAACAAATCGAAACCTTCGTCAAGCTCTCCGGGCTGACCAAGCAGGACTACATCACACGCCGTTTGACCTGCAAGGATGTAGTGGTGCAGGGCAATCCGAGGGTTTACAAAGCACTGCGCGACCAGCTTGCCGCCGTGCTGGATGAGCTGCGGCGTATTAAGACGGGCGGCAGCGTAAATGACGAGCTGCTGGATGTGATCGAAATGATCGCCGCCATCATGGACGGCATGAAAGAGGAAAATGCCTATGGAAAATGAAATCTGCAAAAAGAAAACGACCGCCCCGGACACATCTGTTGGCGCAGATGATGGGCAGCCGCTTCACAATTCAACTGAGAACAGTATATCCGCTTTTGAAGAAGAAATCAACGGTGATTTTCAAAGCAGTGCGGAAAGTCTTGACGAAATCTATCGCAGGATTCAGCGGTTAACCGACCCGCAT
This DNA window, taken from Dysosmobacter welbionis, encodes the following:
- a CDS encoding tyrosine-type recombinase/integrase, which translates into the protein MAAFKDKKNGSWYVQFRYTDWRGERQQKLKRGFATKKEAQAWEREFLMQKQADINMSFESFVALYEKDVKPKLKLNTWLSKEHIIRTKILPYFKKRKLSEITARDVIDWQNEIRQHTKSSGESYSPDYLKNVHTQLSCIFNHAIKYYGLQINPAAKAGNMGSEQPKEMLFWTKEEYLKFIDAMMDKPMLYYAFEILYWCGIREGELLALTPADFDFEKKTLRINKSYQRLQGKDVITTPKTKKSNRVIQMPDFLCDEIQDYFKELYGLEPDSRIFPLSKYALKRGMEFGCKASGVKIIRIHDLRHSHVSLLINMGYSAVAIGNRVGHESVEITYRYAHLFPTVQKEMADKLNVERSN
- a CDS encoding plasmid mobilization protein, translated to MSLKNRDNHNRWRNKTVAFRVSPEEDQQIETFVKLSGLTKQDYITRRLTCKDVVVQGNPRVYKALRDQLAAVLDELRRIKTGGSVNDELLDVIEMIAAIMDGMKEENAYGK